The following is a genomic window from Methylomarinum vadi.
TTTTTATCTTGAGCGGTTTCGTTCTTTCTTACGCTTACGCAAGGACTTTGCATCAGCCGAATTTGGCCGAATTTGTGCAAGCGAGCGTGCGTTTTTTTCGTGCGAGATTTTCAAGGATTTATCCCCTCCATATATTTGCTCTCGTTTTTTTATTGGCTATCAGGGGATCGTCTTATTTAATTTTTCCTCAAACGGGTGATTTTTTTAGAGGGGATAATAATTTTTATAGTCTGATCACAAATATCTTTTTGATACATAGTTGGGAACTAAATACGACTAATACATGGAATACGCCTTCATGGTCTATTAGCACCGAAACTTTTGCTTATTTGCTATTTCCGCTTTTATGTTTGGTGCAATATTTAGTTAAGCCTTTATTTTATATAATATTATTGCTGGTTCCTATATTGTTCTACGCAACATTACTATATTTAGAAAGTGGATTGAATCAAACATGCCATTTGGCATTGATGCGCTGTACCGCAGGTTTTTTGCTTGGAATGGTCATATATAATGTATGGACACTGGTTAATAACGATTTTATTGATAAACTCGTCGCGTTCCAACTGCTTTTTGTAGTTGTTATTTTTGCGACCATGCAGTTTGCGTTCAACGATATTATTGCCGTTATCGCTTTTTTTCTGTTGATTCTTACTACGGCGAGCGACAAAGGTATTTTAGCTAAAATGCTGTGCCACCCTTTATTCGTTCATTTAGGCATGGTTTCCTATTCCGTTTATATGATGCACTATGTTGTTATGCGTTTTGCGTTCCAATATAAATGGTTTTTATTTGATTATTGGGTAATGAATGGAGTCGATAAACAGCTTCTCTCGATTACTATATTTTCAGTGATCATTCTAGTCGTTTTCGGCGTGTCGGAAATCACTTATCGATATGTTGAAGTTCCTGCCAGAAATCGCCTGCAAAAACGTAAGTTAATACGAGTCGACTATTAAAAGAGAGTACAGACCCAGTGTATTTCGAGGAAAATGCTTGTTTTGTGACGCGCAGGGCAGGATAGGGAGACCTAGCCGGATAAATCGATTTGAAACAGAGGTCAAGCGCCGTATAATTGCAAGAGTGAGCTCGCTATAAAATATTTGTACTCGTTAAAAGAACCGTAACCGTCTTTTATTGCCCGCCAAAACATTCTTTTCGCAGGATTTAAATCGCGCCGCCAGTAACAATCGTAAGCGCGCCTTAGAAGTTCCGTATAGGCAATTTGCTTCAATTCCTTCGTCGTTGCAAATCGGAAAAAGTCCTCCAGTTCTTCGACGATTGCCAATTGGGTATCCAAATGCATGAAGGCCGCTTCCAGGACGTTAGCAGTGGCTTGAACCGAATCTCCGTTGTGATGGTAGTAGGCCAACACTTCAGGCACGCGAACAATCGAATATTTAGCGGCAATCTTCAACCATAACAAATAATCTTCGGATTGCTTAAAACGGATGTCGAATCCCTCAGCTTCCACTATCGCAAAACGCCGAGTCAAGCAGGCATGTATGGGCCAGCGGCAATTTTCAAACAGCTGTTCGATTTTTTTGTCGTTTTCGTAATCCGGCGGAATAAAGGGTTTTCCGCGAGTGCCAGGTAATCCGACATTTTGCCAACCACAATAGGCAATTACCACATCGGGATGATCGGACAAAGCCGCATGTAAGCGGGAAAGACAACCTATATCCCAGGTATCGTCCGCATCCAAAAATGCAATAAAGTCACCTTGGGCCATTGCTAAACCATTGTTCCTGGCCTGACAGACGCCCGTATTGTTCTGTTCAAGAAGGCGCAGGCGCGGGTCGGAAAAAGTGCGAACGACTTTAACGCTGTCATCGGTTGAGCCGTCGTCGATAACGATCAATTCCAACTTACGATAGTCTTGTTGCAAAGCGCTTTCGATACTGTGTGCAATGCTGGTTTCTTTGTTGAAGCATGGCATTATCACGCTAACTAAGTCGTTCATAAATAACAATAAATTAATCGTTGAGTAAGCGTATATCAGCAGGGCAGTCGCCAAAACGGCGTAGAAGAAAATGCAAAAAGCCTTGTCTTCGTGCCTTCTCAACATTACTTACTTTATTGCTGAATAAACGATGAAGCATTCTATTGATATTCCAAAAATGAAATTTAAATGAAAAACTGTTTTTATTAGTTTCCCAGCCGGTGAGCTGGATAGTGCAACGTAATAAAACCTTTAGAAATTCCTTAAAAGATAAATGAGTTTGTGCCCAAAGTAGCATGTTTCTCATAATAAAATATTCGCGTAAAGGGCTATCTTCACCCCCTAATGAGGCAGAAACTTTGTGCCATAATCTAGCAGATGGCACGAAATATGATGAAATACCAAATTGTTTAGCGCGATAACACCAGTCAGTTTCCTCAAAAGTCAGAAAAAATTTTTGATCCATTATGCCGATTTGTTCAATAACCATTCGTGAAAGAAACAAAGCGCACCCACAAGCAAAGTCGCACTCTTTTAATTCAGAAAAACGCGAACTATCGGTTTCGTTAGTACCATCATGAATAAAACCTGGACGTTCGGGCAACCAGTAACCACCAGCATACCAAATCACATTAGGATGGTCATAATAAAAAATTTTGGCTGAAAAAATACCTTTATCGTTTGAATGCCGAGAAGCGGAAACTAACTCGGTTAAAATATTACTGTCAACAATAGTATCGTTGTTTAAAATAAATATATAATCAGCGCCTTGCTCTAATGAATGCCGAATGCCAACATTATTACCTTCCGCATAACCGAGATTTTTTCCGGTTTGCAGTAATGTAATATCGGGAAAAAACTTATTGATCTGAGCAACAGAATCGTCACTTGAACCATTATCTACGACGACTATTTCAAATGAAGGATAATCTATTTCTCGTAAAGAAAATAGGCATTCGAGCGTGTCAGTAATACCATTCCAATTGAGAACAATAATAAAAACTTTGTCACCCATTATCGTTTAAATCTCCACAATAAATGCTGTCGCGCTAGTTCAGATAGCCAAATATACATTCTTTTATATATAGTAAGTTTTCTTATTTTAATAGAGTCGATTTTTGAAAATATACTTTCAATCAAAAGATCAATCTTCTTATCTGAATAGTTATCGTTAATATAATTCCATGCATTGAGGGATATTTTATCGTACAACACCGGATTATTAGAAAGCTCCACAATCCCTTTTATAAATTCATCAGCAGAATTGGCCAAAAGATAGTGAAAACGGTCTGTTATTGAAAAACCTTCGGCACCAAAACTGGTCATGACTAATGGCCGACTGTAGCTCATCGCCTCTCCAACTTTACCTTTCAAGCCTCCACCAAAACGAAGTGGAGCAATAACAATATCGGTATTAGAATAGTAAGGGCCCACTTCGGGTACAAAACCGGTAACTTTTATATTGTTATTAGCCAGTTTTCTTACTTCATCGGTTGGAGAGTTTCCAACGATAGTCAACTTAACCTCGATTTTCTGAGCCAGTAAAGGCATGATTTCCTGGCAGAAATAAATAATACCGTCGACATTTGGGGGATGTTTGAAATTTCCGACAAAAAGAAGTTTGACTGGCGAACTGATACGATTAGGATCGAAATCAGGGATATGATGGATATTTGGAATAACAAATATATTACTATTGGGGAGGCGTGAAAGTAATATATCTTTGTCTTCTTGGCTGACAGTGATAAGCGCATCTGCTTGACTGTAAGCACTTAATTCTTCAGATTCAGTGCATTTTGCTTGATTGTAGTCGCTATCATCTTCGCTTAATTTAGCCTTGGCATACAAACGGTTGAAATGAACATCGACTGAATCGATAAAAATACGAGATTCCGGTTGATAATAGCGTATTATTGAAAGATAAAAATTAGCGGTATAGTAAAACTCAAAAATTACGCATTCAAATTTGTATTTTTTGACCGCATTTTGAAAGGAGGTAGATATATCAATGCCTAGCGACGATAACAAAGACTTGTAGTGAATATAATTTGTTTCACCTATCAAATTCCTTTGGTATTCTTCAGCTTTTATAAAAAAAACTAATGTATGTCTATTAGCCAATGACTTTAACAAGGAATAAAAGCGCAAGTCGCCCGATGCGCGATCTGGCATGGGGAGTTGATCTGAAACGATAAGTATGTGCATTGTTTGATAGTTTTTCTATATTTAAAAACTCAATAATTGAA
Proteins encoded in this region:
- a CDS encoding glycosyltransferase family 2 protein; this translates as MGDKVFIIVLNWNGITDTLECLFSLREIDYPSFEIVVVDNGSSDDSVAQINKFFPDITLLQTGKNLGYAEGNNVGIRHSLEQGADYIFILNNDTIVDSNILTELVSASRHSNDKGIFSAKIFYYDHPNVIWYAGGYWLPERPGFIHDGTNETDSSRFSELKECDFACGCALFLSRMVIEQIGIMDQKFFLTFEETDWCYRAKQFGISSYFVPSARLWHKVSASLGGEDSPLREYFIMRNMLLWAQTHLSFKEFLKVLLRCTIQLTGWETNKNSFSFKFHFWNINRMLHRLFSNKVSNVEKARRQGFLHFLLRRFGDCPADIRLLND
- a CDS encoding glycosyltransferase family 2 protein; translation: MPCFNKETSIAHSIESALQQDYRKLELIVIDDGSTDDSVKVVRTFSDPRLRLLEQNNTGVCQARNNGLAMAQGDFIAFLDADDTWDIGCLSRLHAALSDHPDVVIAYCGWQNVGLPGTRGKPFIPPDYENDKKIEQLFENCRWPIHACLTRRFAIVEAEGFDIRFKQSEDYLLWLKIAAKYSIVRVPEVLAYYHHNGDSVQATANVLEAAFMHLDTQLAIVEELEDFFRFATTKELKQIAYTELLRRAYDCYWRRDLNPAKRMFWRAIKDGYGSFNEYKYFIASSLLQLYGA
- a CDS encoding glycosyltransferase; its protein translation is MHILIVSDQLPMPDRASGDLRFYSLLKSLANRHTLVFFIKAEEYQRNLIGETNYIHYKSLLSSLGIDISTSFQNAVKKYKFECVIFEFYYTANFYLSIIRYYQPESRIFIDSVDVHFNRLYAKAKLSEDDSDYNQAKCTESEELSAYSQADALITVSQEDKDILLSRLPNSNIFVIPNIHHIPDFDPNRISSPVKLLFVGNFKHPPNVDGIIYFCQEIMPLLAQKIEVKLTIVGNSPTDEVRKLANNNIKVTGFVPEVGPYYSNTDIVIAPLRFGGGLKGKVGEAMSYSRPLVMTSFGAEGFSITDRFHYLLANSADEFIKGIVELSNNPVLYDKISLNAWNYINDNYSDKKIDLLIESIFSKIDSIKIRKLTIYKRMYIWLSELARQHLLWRFKR
- a CDS encoding acyltransferase family protein, encoding MASTQRKEIRSHHSIRGIAALFVLILHMKEILAWGEIEVGSKLPFIGKGYLWVDCFFILSGFVLSYAYARTLHQPNLAEFVQASVRFFRARFSRIYPLHIFALVFLLAIRGSSYLIFPQTGDFFRGDNNFYSLITNIFLIHSWELNTTNTWNTPSWSISTETFAYLLFPLLCLVQYLVKPLFYIILLLVPILFYATLLYLESGLNQTCHLALMRCTAGFLLGMVIYNVWTLVNNDFIDKLVAFQLLFVVVIFATMQFAFNDIIAVIAFFLLILTTASDKGILAKMLCHPLFVHLGMVSYSVYMMHYVVMRFAFQYKWFLFDYWVMNGVDKQLLSITIFSVIILVVFGVSEITYRYVEVPARNRLQKRKLIRVDY